ATGAACACGTGCGTCGGCCCCGCGGTGCCGAACGCAGTGGCCAGGGCCTCGCCCAGCCGCTCGGGATCCATCAGGTCGGCCGGCACGGGGATCAGGCCCGGCAGGTCGGCGGGCGGCCGGCGCGCGAGGCCGTACACGGTCCAGCCGTGGGCCAGCAGTTCCCGTGCCGTGGCATGGCCGCCGATGCCGCTGGCGCCCACGACGAGTGCGCTTCTTTGCATGTGCCCCTCCGTGACGATGGCAATCCGTATTCTTGCCTTCTTGCGGAAAAGGCGTCGCGCCGTTGGCTAGTCGGCCTTGAAGTTCTGGCCCAGCGATACCGGCTTGTTCAGCAGGATCGTCTGCGGATTGCGGCAGATGACGACCAGCACGACGATCGTCGCCACGTAGGGCAGCATCGACAGGAACTCCGACGGGATCGGCACGCCGAGCCCCTGCCCGTGGAACTGCAGCACCGTCACGCCGCCGAACAGGTAGGCGCCCAGCAGCAGGCCGCGCGGCTTCCACGTCGCGAACACGACCTGCGCCAGCGCGATCCAGCCGCGCCCCGCCGTCATGCCCTCGACCCACATCGGCGTCAGCGCCAGCGACAGATACGCGCCGCCGAGTCCCGCCAGCGCGCCGCCCGCGAGCACGGTGGCATAGCGCAACCGGACGACCGGCATGCCGATCGCATGGGCGCTGTGCGGCGCCTCGCCGACGGCGCGGATCGACAGGCCCAGGCGGGTGCGCGCGAGTATCCAGCCCGTCAGCAGCACGAGCACGAGCGACGCGTATACCATCGCATCGAAGGAAAATAGCAGCGGCCCGACGAACGGCAGGTCCGACAGCACGGGCAGGTGCAGCCGGGGCAGCGGCACCACCGTCTGGCCGACGAGGTCGCGCCCGAGGAAGGCCGAGAGGCCGAGGCCGAACAGGGTCAGCGCGAGGCCCGTCGCGACCTGGTTCGTCTGCAGGGTGAGCACGAGCACGCCGAACAGCAGCGCCATCGCCATGCCGGCGCCGAGCGCGGCGCCGAGACCCAGGCCCGCGGAACCGGTGTGCAGGGTGACGGAAAAACCGGCCACGGCGCCGACGAGCATGATGCCCTCGAGGCCGAGGTTGATGACGCCGGCGCGTTCGGCCACCAGCTCCCCGGTCGACGCGAGGACGAGCGGCGTGGCGGCGCCCGCCGTGCTGGCGAGGAAGGCGATCAGGTAATCGGGGCTCATGCGGCCTCCTTCGCGACGATCGGCAGGGCCGCGTGGCGCGGCTTGACACGGTAGTGGATGAACAGGTCGGCCGCCAGCAGGTAGAACAGCAGCAGGCCCTGGAACAGGCCGGTGATGGCGGACGGCAGCTGCAGCTCGATCTGCGCCGTCTCGCCGCCGATGTACAGCAGCGACATCAGCAAAGAGGCCAGCAGCACGCCGACGGGATGCAGGCGGCCGACGTAGGCGACGATGATGGCGGCGAAGCCGTAGCCGGGCGACACCGAGGCCTGCAACTGGCCCAGCGGCCCCGCGACTTCGCCGACACCCGCCACGCCGGCCAGTGCGCCGCTCGTGAGAAAGGCGATCCACACGTTCTTCGGCTCGGAAAAGCCGGCGTACAGCGCGGCGGCCGGCGCCATGCCGGACGCCTGCATGCGGTAGCCCGCGAAACTGTGGCGGCAAAAGAACCAGGCGCCCGCGACCGCGGCCAGCGACAGCGGGAACGCGGCATTCACGCGCAGGCCTTCCTTCAGCAGCGGCAGCATGGCGGCGTCGCCGAACATCTTCGATTGCGGGAAGTTGTAGCCGGCCGGATCGCGCACGGGGCCATGCACGAGGTAGCCGAGGAACAGGTAGGCGACGTACACGAACATCAGCGACACCAGGATCTCGCTCGTATTGAAGCGCGTGCGCAGCAGCGCGGGCACGGCCGCCCACGCGGCGCCGCCCGCGGCGCCCGCCAGGATCATCAGCGGCAGCAGCCACGGGGCCTGGGTACCGTCGAAGTACAGCGCGACGCAGCCGGCGGCCACGGCGCCCATCGTCAACTGGCCGTCCGCGCCGATGTTGTGGACGTTGGCACGGAAGCCGATGGCGAGGCCGACGCCGCACAGGGTCAAGGGCGTGGTCTTGAGCAGCAATTCGCCAATGCCGTACATCGAGGTCAGCGGCTGGATAAAATAGACGTAGAACGCATGCAACGGCGCCTGTCCGAGGAACAGGAACAGCAGCGAGCCGGAGACGAGCATCGCGATGGCCGCAATGAGCGGCGACGACAGCATCATCGCGCGCGAGGGTTCGGGACGGGCTTCAAGCCGGGACATGGACGACTCCTTGTGGTGCGAATGCCGCGGGAGAGGCTTCCTCGAAGTCTCCGCCCATCCAGCGGCCGATCTGGTTGACGCTGGTGGCGCTTGTCGCCACGGCGGGCGACAGGCGGCCCTTGGCCAGCACGGCGATGCGGTCGCACATCATGAACAGCTCGTCGAGTTCTTCCGACACGACGAGCACCGCGACGCCCGCGTCGCGCAGGTCGATGATGGCCTGGCGGATCAGCATGGCGGCGCCGATGTCGACACCCCACGTGGGCTGCGCGACGACCATCACCCTGGGCGCCAGCCGGATCTCGCGGCCGACGATGAATTTCTGCAGATTGCCGCCCGACAGGCTCGCGGCCACGGACTGCGTCCCGCCGCACTTGACCTTGAAGCGCTCGATGACGCCCGCCGCGAACGCGCGCACGGCGCCGCGCCGGATCACGCCGGCCCTGGCCATGCCGGCGTCCGGGTTCAGGTAGCCCGTCAGCAGCGCATTGTCGGCCAGCGACAGCGCGGGCACGGCGCCGCGGCCGAGCCGCTCTTCCGGCACGAAGCCCAGGCCCAGGCGGCGGCGCGCGGCGGCGGCCAGCCTGCCGGCGTCGCGCCCCAGTAAGCGGATGCTCGATGGCTTGGGCGCCAGCCGCTCGCCCGAGATGGCCTTCAACAGCTCCTGCTGGCCGTTGCCGGAGACGCCGGCCAGGCCGACGATCTCGCCGGCGCGCAGCTCGAGCGAGATGCCGCGCAAGGCCGTGCCGAACGGGTCGTCGCTCGGCAGGTCCAGCGCAGCGAGCGCCATCAACACGTCGCCCGGCGCGCGCGGCGCGAGGCTGCACGTCGGCAGGTCGCCGCCGATCATCATTTCGGCCAGCGAATGCGCCGTCTCTGCGCGCGGGTTGGCGGTGCCGGCCACGCGGCCCGCGCGCAGCACGGTGGCGCGGTCGCACAGGGCCTGGATCTCGTCCAGCTTGTGGCTGATATACAGGATGCTGACGCCGTCGTCGCGCAGGCGGCGCAGCGACACGAACAGCTTCCGCACGGCGTCGGGCGTCAGCACGGACGTGGGCTCGTCCATGATCAGGAGACGCGGCGACTGCAGCAGGCAGCGCACGATCTCCACGCGCTGGCGCTCGCCCACGGACATGCTGTGCACGAGCCTGGCCGGGTCGAGCGGCAGCCCGTATTGTTCGGAGACGGCGCGGATGCGCGGCGCAAGCGTACCGGGCGTCGTCCTTTCGTCCAGCGCGAGCGCGATGTTCTCGGCCACCGTCAGCGTCTCGAACAGCGTGAAGTGCTGGAACACCATGCCGATGCCCAGCCGGCGCGCGGCCGACGGCGAATCGATGCGCACCTGCTTCCCTTCCCACATGATCTCGCCGGCGTCGGGCTTCGTGACGCCGTAGATCATCTTCATGAGGGTGCTCTTGCCGGCGCCGTTCTCGCCCAGCACCGCGTGGATCTCGCCGGGCATGACCGTCAGGTCGACGTCCGCGTTGGCCACGACGGACGGATAGATCTTGGAGATCCCGAGCAACCGCAGGCGCGGTTCGATCCGCGCTTCGGCGCCGATATGGGGATCGCTCATCTTGACTCCAATCGTTGTATACAAAACGAGGGTTGTCGTTTGCAATTTGCGTGCCCACGGCGTTGCGCACCGCGGAGCGCACGACTTGTATACGAAAACGCACCGTGTCGGCTCAGGGTCTCACCGAAACAAGGCGCCTGCTTGCCCGCGATGCGAGCACGCGCGTGTGCACGATTCCTGCTTCATTTGTCGACGACGGCGGACACCCCGCCCCGACATGGAGACCCGAATGACCGAGACCACCGCCGCGCCGGCCGCCCGCAAGCGCGGACTCACGGCCGTCGACGAGCGCATCTACCGCGCCGTCGTCAACGCCGTGATGAGCCACCGCCTGCCGCCCGGCACCCGCCTTGGCGAAGCGGATTTCTGCGAGCTGTACGGCGTGAGCCGCACCACCGTGCGCAAGGCCCTGCAGCGCCTCGCGCACGACCACATCATCGAACTGCGCCCGAACCGCGGCGCCGTCGTCGCCTCGCCCTCGCCGAAGGAAGCGCGCGACGTGTTCGCCGCGCGGCGCGCGCTGGAGCGCGAGATCGTGCCGCTCGTCGTCAAGCGCGCGACGCCCGCCTCGCTGCGCGCCATCCGCAGCGCGATCGAGGCCGAGGAAGCGGCGCGCCACGGGGCCGACCGCACCGCGTGGATCCGCCTCGGCGGCGAGTTCCACCTGCTGCTGGCGGCCCTTTCCGGCAACGCGGTGCTGGAGCGCTTCATGGCCGAACTGGTGTCGCGCTGCTCGCTGATCATCGCCCTGTACGAAAACCCGGGCGCCCCCATGTGCGGCAACCACGACCACCACGACCTGCTCACGCTGATCGAGAACGGCGACGCGGAGCTGGCCACGAGCCTCATCGAGCGCCACCTCGTCGAAATCGAAGCGCGCCTGCACCTGGGCGAACAGGATCGCAAGGTCAACCTCGCCGAAGCGCTGGGCGAGCGTTGAAAGCCTGGCCCGCAACTTGCTAACGGATGAGATGGAGATTGCATCCGATCCCGCCCGCGATCGGATGCAATCCACAACGTCGCCCACCCCAAACAATAAGGAAACTGCATGAAGACGCCCCCGTTCCGCCTCGCCTTCCTCGCCCTGCTCGCCGCCTTCAGCGCCGGCGCCCACGCCGCCGACTGGAGCGACACGTCGCTCAGCTGGCGCTACGGCACCAAGTTCTCCGAACCGTACAACGGCGAGGACATCACTAAGCACGTCATCAACTTTTCCAACGTCAGCGGGTACAAGTACGGCAAGAACTTCTTCAGTGTCGACTTCCTGTTCTCGGACTCGCACGACCCGTCCGCCGTGGGCGCGTCCAGCGGCGCGCACGAAGCGTATGCGCTGTATCGCCACACGCTCGACCTCGGCAAGGTCACGGGCGCCGACCTCGCGTTCGGTCCCGTGCGCGGCGTCGGCGTCACCGGCGGGTTCGACGTCAACAGCAAGACGGACGCCGGCTACAACTCCAAGAAGCGCATGCTGGTGCTGGGTCCCACGCTGATGTTCGACGTGCCCGGCTTCCTCGACGTCAGCCTGCTCGCCCTGCGCGAGAGCAACGCACCATTCAACGGCTTCACCAGCGTCAGCACGCCGCGCTACACCTACAAGACGCACGCCATGCTGTCGGCCGCCTGGGGCATCCCGTTCACCCTGGGCGTGCCGCTGTCGTTCGAGGGCTACGCCAACTACATCGGCACCAAGGGCAGGAACGAATTCGGCGGCCCGACGGCCGTCGAGATCAACGTCGACATGCAGGTGATGTACGACCTGAGCCCGGCCATCGGCGCGGCCAAGAACACGCTCAAGCTGGGCCTCGAATACCAGTACTGGAAGAACAAGTTCGGCAACCCGGAAAGCGTCGCACCGGGCGCCACCGCGAAGACCCCGATGGTCCGCGCCGAATACCACTTCTGATCCATCCCACATTCCACCGAAAGAGGACCACCATGAATCGCCGCAAGCTGCTTGCCCTTACCTTCCTGTCTTCCCTCGTCACACTGACCGCGCACGCGGCAGATCCGCTGAAGGTCGCCTTCGTCTACGTCGGCCCGGTGGGCGACGCCGGCTGGACCTATGCCCACGAACAGGGCCGCCAGGCCATGGAGAAGGCGCTGGCCGGCAAGGTCGTCACCAGCTATGTCGAGAACGTGCCGGAAGGCGCGGACGCCGAGCGCGTCATCCGCAAGCTGGCCGCCGACGGCAACAAGCTGATTTTCACCACGTCGTTCGGCTTCATGAACCCGACGGAAAAGGTGGCCAAAGCCTTTCCGAACGTCGTGTTCGAGCACGCGACCGGCTTCAAGCTGGCCAAGAACATGGGGGTATATGAAACCCGCCAGTACGAGGGCACGTACCTGCAGGGCGTGATCGCGGCGAAGATGAGCAAGACCGGCACCATCGGCTTCGTCGGCTCGTTCCCCGTGCCCGAGGTGATCCGCAACATCAACGCCTACACGCTCGGCGCGCAGAGCGTGAACCCGGCCATCAAGACGAAGGTCGTGTGGATCAACAGCTGGTACGACCCCGCCAAGGAACGCCAGGCCGCCGAGACCCTGATCGCACAAGGCGCCGACGTCCTCACGCAGAACACGGACTCGCCCGCCACGCTGCAGGTCGCGCAGGAAAAAGGAAAATATGCATTCGGCTGGGATTCCGACATGGTCAAGTTCGCGCCCAAGGCCCACCTGACGGCGACGACGAATTCGTGGGGCGACTTCTACACCCGCACCGCCCAGGCCGTGATGGCCGGCACGTGGAAAAGTGCCGAGGTACGCGGCGGCCTGAAGGAAGGCATGGTCAAGATGTCGCCGCTGAACGCCGCGATCCCCGCCGACGCGGCCAAGCTCTTCGAGGGGAAGAAAGCCGCGCTCATCGGCGGGGAGATCAAGCCGTTCCAGGGACCGTTGAAGGACCAGTCAGGCGCCGTCAAAGTGGCGAAAGGCAGCGAGATGTCGCTGGCCGACCTGAAGGGCATGAACTGGTACGTGCAGGGTGTCGAGGGCACGATTCCGAAATGACCGCCCCGACCTCGCAAGACCATGACTTCCTGACCCGCGTGTTCGCGCTGGCGCAGCGGTCGCGCGACGAGGGCCACCATCCGTTCGCCGCCATCGTCGTCGGCGCGGACGGCGCCGTCATCGCCGAGGCGATGAACGATTCGTCCACGGACCGCACGGCCCACGCCGAGATGAACGCGCTGCGCCAGGCGTCGCGCCGCTACGCGCCGGCCGAATTGGCCGGCGCCACGCTGTACAGCAACGCGGAACCGTGCGCGATGTGCGCCGGCGGCACGTACTGGAGCGGCGTCGGACGCGTCGTCTACGGCTTGTCCGAAACGAGCCTGCTGGCGTTGACGGGGAGCGATCCGGAGAACCCGACGCTGTCGCTGCCTTGCCGCGACGTGTTCGCGCGGGGGCAGCGAACGACGGCGGTGATCGGACCGTTACGGGAAGACGAGGCGAGAGCGGCGCACGCCGGATTCTGGCACAAGGACTGAAGCCGCCGCGTCACGTGCGGGCGAGGCCTTCGAGTGCAGCGCACATCGATGCCACGCCCGCCCCTTCCACGAACCGCCCCGCCACGGCGCGCGTCCGCTCGTCCAGTCCCGGCGCCGCCAGCAATGCGCCCAGCGCGCGTACGAGCCGGCGTTCGTTGAGCCGCGCCGCCGGCAGGCTCGCACCGACGCCCAATGCCGTCACGCGCGCCCCGTTGTCGAATTGGTCGTGCGCCAGCGGCACGACGAGCTGCGGCGTCCCCGCGCGCAACGCTTCCGCCGTCGTGCCGATGCCGCCGTGGTGGATCAACGCTGCCGCACGCGGCAGCAGCGCCCGCAGCGGGACGTATGCCTGCCACAGCATGGCCGGCGGCAGGTCGGCCGGCACCTGGTCGCGGTGCGGCGTGAGAAAGATGGCGCGCCGGCCCAGGCGTTCCACCGCTGCCCGCGCATGGCGGAAATACGCGGCCGCCTGCGTGTTGCCGGTGCCGTGCGTGAACACGAGCGGCGGCGTGCCGGCCTGCAGGAACGCGATCAACTCGGGCGCCAGGGGCGCGTCGGCGTTCGGGTCGGCGTTCGGGTCGAATAGCGGAAAATCGCCGCGCACCAGTGGCCGCGGCCAGTCCGGCTGCGTGGGCGCGAACCACGCCGGAAACAGTGTGAGCGACAGGTCGGGCACGGTCGCGATCCAGTCCATCAGCGTCTCGACAGGCGCGAGGCCGTGCGCGGTGCGCGCCGCGTTCACGTCGGCCAGCGCGACGGGATCGATGAAGCGCTTGCCCACCCAGCGCCAGAAAGCGCGCCGCGCCGCCAGCGGCACCCAGGCGGGCACGCGCCACGGCCCGATCATCAACGGGTCGTGCACCGTCATCAGGTTCGCCGGCGCCAGGTACGCGGCCGCGATCTTCACGCCGGGATGCACCGCGCGGCACAGGTCCGCCTCGGGCAGCGCGAGCGGATGCACGAGCAGCACGCAGCGCTCATGCGCCGGCAGCGCCTCGACGAAAGGAACGATGCACGCCATCGCGGGCCGCGTCGCGCGCCAGACGACGCCGAAGCCGCGCGTCGGGTGCCACAGGTCGGGGTCGTGCAGCACGGCCTCGTCGGCGGGCAGGCCCGTGAACGGCAGGCCGGTCGGGCGCATCCACGGGCCGTGCTGCTCGGGCGCGAGAAAGCTCACGCGGTGGCCGCGCGCGCGCAGCGCGCGCGCCAGCGCCAGGAAGGGGAACAGGTCGCCGGCCGAGCCGATCGTGACGACGACGTAGTGGACGGGTTCGATGTCAGAGGAACCGGTCGAGAATCTTCCGGCTGCCTTTGTCGATGGCGAACATGTCGCGGATGAGGAAGTGGATGCCATGGCTGTCCGCGATCAGCAGGGAATACGCGCCGAGGCGGCGGATGTCTTCCTCCCCTTTCAGCACGAATTCCGTGTCGCCGCGGTCCGTCTTGACGGTCCAGGTGCACGGCGTCGCGAAGCTGGACACCGCCTTGATCGACTGGATCTCGGGCATGAATTCGCGGCCCTCGAGTTCTTCCGTCACGAGTGTGCGGATGTCGGCCGGCATCGTCTCGAGGTCGTCGATCCACCCGACTTCCTTGCCACCGTCGCGCACGAGCGAAATGCCCTTCGTCGGGGCCTGCACGGGGAACGAGCGCACCGGCGCCACGCCGACGAATTCCTCGCCCTCGCCATTCGTCAGTACCAGCTTGCCGAACGCATCCCGGCGTAAGTTAAAAGTGGTCATCGTTCAGTCTTCCTTGCTGCCGTCGTCCGGGTCCTGGTCCACATTGCGCGCCTGCGCTTCGTACAGGCGGAAATACGCGCCCTGGCGCGCCATCAGCTCATCGTGGTTGCCCTCTTCCACGACCTGGCCGCGATCGAGCACGACGAGGCGGTCGGCGCGGTGCAAGGTGGAGAGCCGGTGCGCGATGGCGATCGTCGTGCGGCCCTGCACGAGGTTGTCCAGCGCCTTCTGGATTTCCTTTTCCGTCTCCGAGTCGACGGACGACGTGGCCTCGTCGAGGATCAGGATCGGCGGGTCGATCAGCAGCGCGCGCGCGATCGAGATGCGCTGGCGCTCGCCGCCGGACAGGCCCTGGCCGCGCTCGCCGACCATCGAGTCGTAGCCCTGCGGCAGGCGCAGGATGAATTCGTGGGCGTGCGCGGCGCGGGCGGCGGCGATGATCTCTTCGCGCGTCGCATCCGGCTTGCCGTAGGCGATGTTCTCGGCGATGGTGCCGAAGAACAGGAACGGCTCCTGCAGCACGAGGCCGATGTGGCGGCGGTAGTCGGCCACGGCGAAGCTGCGGATGTCGCGGCCGTCCAGCAGGATCGCGCCTTCCGCCACGTCGTAGAAGCGGCAGATCAGGTTGACCAGCGTGCTCTTGCCCGAGCCGGAGTGACCGACGAGGCCCACCATCTCGCCGGCCTTGATGTTCAGCGAGATGCCGCGGTTGACGGCGCGGTTCCCGTAGCGGAAGCCCACTTCGCGCAGCGCGATATTGCCGTCGACCTTGTCCAGCTTCACGGGATTGACGGGGTCCGGGACGCTCGACACGTGGTCGAGGATGTCGAAGATGCGCTTGGCGGCCGACGCCGATTTCTGCGTGACGGACACGATGCGGCTCATCGAATCGAGGCGGACATAGAACCGGCCGCTGTACGCGATGAACGCGGACAGCACGCCGACGGTGATCTCCTGCTGGCTCACCTGCCAGATGCCGAAGCACCAGATGACGAGCAGGCCCAGTTCCGTCAACAGCGACACGGTCGGCGAAAACAGCGACCACACCTTGTTCAATTTGTCGTTGACGGCCAGGTTGTGCTTGTTCGCCTCGCGGAAACGCCACGCTTCGCGATGTTCCTGCGCGAACGCTTTCACGACGCGGATGCCGGGGATGGTATCGGCCAGCACGTTCGTGACCTCGCCCCACACGCGGTCGATCTTTTCGAAGCCGGTGCGCAGTTTGTCGCGCACGACGTGGATCATCCACGCGATGAACGGCAGCGGGACCAGCGTGATCAGGGCGAGCTTGGCGTTGATGCTGAACAGGATCGCGCCCGTCATGATGATCATGAGGACATCGGACAGGAAGTCGAGCAGGTGCAGCGACAGGAACACGCAGATGCGGTCCGAGCCGCTGCCGATGCGCGACATCAGGTCACCGGTGCGCTTGCCGCCGAAGAATTCCAGCGACAATCTCAGCAGGTGCTCATAGGTTTCGGAACGCATGTCGGCGCCCATGCGCTCCGACACGAGGGCCAGGATGTACGTGCGGCCCCAGCCCAGCGCCCAGGCCAGGATCGCGGACGCGAACAGGCCGCCCATGTACTGGTACACGAGGCGCGTATCGATGTGCTGGCCGTTCTGGTACGGGATCAGGACGTTGTCCATCAGTGGCATCGTCAGGTACGGCGGGATCATGTGTGCGCCGGTACTTGCCAGCATCAGCAAGAATCCCAAAAGCAGCTGCCCCTTATATGGTCTGGCGAAGCGCCACAAACGGAACAAGGTCCAGGTCGACGGCGGGGTGTGCAGCACCTTGGTGCAGATCGGACAGTCTTCCTGGTCCGGCTCGAGCGGCGCCTTGCAACTTGGACAAGTATGTTGTTCGGGCGGCTGCACGGCGACGCCGCTGACGTAGCTGTCGACCTGGTCGTGGAACTGGTCGACGACGCGGATGGCTTGCAGGTTCTGCCCGAGGGTGAAGCGCCAGGCCGCCAAGAGGCCGTTCTGGTCGACGAGTTCCAGGTGGCCGACACCCCCGTGATCGTAATGGCGCAAGGCCAGGCCGGCACGGTAAGGCCAGTCGCGCCACATCGTGTCGCCGGGGGCGCGGGTAAGCAGGCGATAATTGGTGACGACGAGGATGCCTTTGGTGAAACGTAATTTCGCATCGAGGTCAACCTCGACGCTGTTTAAAACGTTTTCCCCTGGCGCAAGCTTTTTCGCGACGTCCGCCTGCCAGTGCTCAGGCAGGAAACCGGCGGTCAAGGCCGGCGGAACGGAGGGAACAAGTTGTTGAGTTGTCATGTGATGCCGCCGGTAAAGGCAAAGTTTCCGGTTCTATTTCGGGATTGGAGCGGCCAAAGGCTGGCAGATCTGTACGATGGAACGTCGTGAGCGGTAATGCCGTTGACACGCACACCGACTGAAAGGCGACGTGCGGGAGTGTACGGTATTCTATCGGAGGGCCAGACTGGCAGAAATCGGTTCGGCAAGGTAAAGTTCGTTCCGGCAAGTATATAACATGTGCATTGTGGAAAGAGAGGAAGCAGGGCCGCGATCCGGCGCCGGCTTTGACCAACGATGTGCAAACATAGGCAACGCCATGCGATGAGAGGGCGGTCATCGCGTGGCTGGATATTTTCATGACAAATAAGAAAGACATTGCAATTCTTCGTGTAAACCACTTGCGTGGACCGAACATCTGGACCTACCGCCCTGTCATCGAAGCATGGCTCGACATCGGCGAACTCGAAGAATGTCCTTCGAATAAACTTCCCGGCCTGTATGAACGCCTCACCGCCTGGTTGCCGGGCCTGATCGAACACCGCTGCGGCGTCGGCGAGCGCGGCGGTTTCCTGGAGCGACTGCGCGACGGCACGTGGGCCGGCCACATCCTCGAACACATCGTCCTCGAAATGCAAAACCTGGCCGGCATGAAGACCGGCTTCGGCAAGACCCGCTCCACCGCGGACCACGGCATTTATAAAATGGCATTCCGCACGCGCGACGAGACCGTCGGCCGCGCCGCCCTGCAAGCCGGCCACGCGCTCCTGATGGCCGCCATCAACGACACCCCGTTCGACCTGCAAGCCAAGGTCGCGGAACTGACGGAACTGGTCGACCGCTACTGCCTGGGCCCGTCCACGGGCCACATCGTCGACGCCGCCACCGACCGGCGCATCCCGTCCATCCGCCTGACCGAGGGCAATCTCGTGCAACTGGGCCACGGCAGCGCGCAGCGCCGCATCTGGACGGCCGAGACCGACCGCACCAGCGCCATCGGCGAATCCATCGCCAGCGACAAGGACCTCACGAAAACCCTGCTCGCCTCCTGCGGCGTGCCGGTGCCCGAAGGCTCGGTCGTCCGCAGCGCGGAAGCCGCGTGGGAAGAAGCGCAGGACATCGGCCTGCCCGTCGCCGTCAAACCGGTCGACGGCAACCACGGCCGCGGCGTGTCGCTGAACCTGATGTCGGAAGCGGACGTGCATGCGGCCTATGCCATCGCGTCCGAGGAAGGCGATTCCAGCGCCGTCCTCGTCGAACGCTTCATTCCCGGCAACGAACACCGCCTGCTGGTCGTCGGCTCGAAAGTCGTCGCGGCCGCCAAGGGCGAATCGCTGTGGGTCGTCGGCGACGGCACCTCCACCGTCACCCAGCTGTGCGACAGCCAGATCAACATCGACCCGCGCCGCGGCGACTCGGAAGAATTTCCGCTCGGCCTCGTCACGCCGCAGGACAGCGAGATCAAGCTGGACCTGAAACGCCAGGGCCTCACGCCGGAGTCGATCCCGCAAGCGGGTCAGAAAGTGCTGATCCAGCTGAACGGCAACGTCGCCGACGACGTCACGGACGAAGTCCATCCGGACGTGGCGTATGT
This genomic stretch from Massilia putida harbors:
- a CDS encoding ABC transporter permease gives rise to the protein MSPDYLIAFLASTAGAATPLVLASTGELVAERAGVINLGLEGIMLVGAVAGFSVTLHTGSAGLGLGAALGAGMAMALLFGVLVLTLQTNQVATGLALTLFGLGLSAFLGRDLVGQTVVPLPRLHLPVLSDLPFVGPLLFSFDAMVYASLVLVLLTGWILARTRLGLSIRAVGEAPHSAHAIGMPVVRLRYATVLAGGALAGLGGAYLSLALTPMWVEGMTAGRGWIALAQVVFATWKPRGLLLGAYLFGGVTVLQFHGQGLGVPIPSEFLSMLPYVATIVVLVVICRNPQTILLNKPVSLGQNFKAD
- a CDS encoding ABC transporter permease, which encodes MSRLEARPEPSRAMMLSSPLIAAIAMLVSGSLLFLFLGQAPLHAFYVYFIQPLTSMYGIGELLLKTTPLTLCGVGLAIGFRANVHNIGADGQLTMGAVAAGCVALYFDGTQAPWLLPLMILAGAAGGAAWAAVPALLRTRFNTSEILVSLMFVYVAYLFLGYLVHGPVRDPAGYNFPQSKMFGDAAMLPLLKEGLRVNAAFPLSLAAVAGAWFFCRHSFAGYRMQASGMAPAAALYAGFSEPKNVWIAFLTSGALAGVAGVGEVAGPLGQLQASVSPGYGFAAIIVAYVGRLHPVGVLLASLLMSLLYIGGETAQIELQLPSAITGLFQGLLLFYLLAADLFIHYRVKPRHAALPIVAKEAA
- a CDS encoding ABC transporter ATP-binding protein, with protein sequence MSDPHIGAEARIEPRLRLLGISKIYPSVVANADVDLTVMPGEIHAVLGENGAGKSTLMKMIYGVTKPDAGEIMWEGKQVRIDSPSAARRLGIGMVFQHFTLFETLTVAENIALALDERTTPGTLAPRIRAVSEQYGLPLDPARLVHSMSVGERQRVEIVRCLLQSPRLLIMDEPTSVLTPDAVRKLFVSLRRLRDDGVSILYISHKLDEIQALCDRATVLRAGRVAGTANPRAETAHSLAEMMIGGDLPTCSLAPRAPGDVLMALAALDLPSDDPFGTALRGISLELRAGEIVGLAGVSGNGQQELLKAISGERLAPKPSSIRLLGRDAGRLAAAARRRLGLGFVPEERLGRGAVPALSLADNALLTGYLNPDAGMARAGVIRRGAVRAFAAGVIERFKVKCGGTQSVAASLSGGNLQKFIVGREIRLAPRVMVVAQPTWGVDIGAAMLIRQAIIDLRDAGVAVLVVSEELDELFMMCDRIAVLAKGRLSPAVATSATSVNQIGRWMGGDFEEASPAAFAPQGVVHVPA
- a CDS encoding GntR family transcriptional regulator, translating into MTETTAAPAARKRGLTAVDERIYRAVVNAVMSHRLPPGTRLGEADFCELYGVSRTTVRKALQRLAHDHIIELRPNRGAVVASPSPKEARDVFAARRALEREIVPLVVKRATPASLRAIRSAIEAEEAARHGADRTAWIRLGGEFHLLLAALSGNAVLERFMAELVSRCSLIIALYENPGAPMCGNHDHHDLLTLIENGDAELATSLIERHLVEIEARLHLGEQDRKVNLAEALGER
- a CDS encoding outer envelope protein; the encoded protein is MKTPPFRLAFLALLAAFSAGAHAADWSDTSLSWRYGTKFSEPYNGEDITKHVINFSNVSGYKYGKNFFSVDFLFSDSHDPSAVGASSGAHEAYALYRHTLDLGKVTGADLAFGPVRGVGVTGGFDVNSKTDAGYNSKKRMLVLGPTLMFDVPGFLDVSLLALRESNAPFNGFTSVSTPRYTYKTHAMLSAAWGIPFTLGVPLSFEGYANYIGTKGRNEFGGPTAVEINVDMQVMYDLSPAIGAAKNTLKLGLEYQYWKNKFGNPESVAPGATAKTPMVRAEYHF
- a CDS encoding BMP family ABC transporter substrate-binding protein, whose translation is MNRRKLLALTFLSSLVTLTAHAADPLKVAFVYVGPVGDAGWTYAHEQGRQAMEKALAGKVVTSYVENVPEGADAERVIRKLAADGNKLIFTTSFGFMNPTEKVAKAFPNVVFEHATGFKLAKNMGVYETRQYEGTYLQGVIAAKMSKTGTIGFVGSFPVPEVIRNINAYTLGAQSVNPAIKTKVVWINSWYDPAKERQAAETLIAQGADVLTQNTDSPATLQVAQEKGKYAFGWDSDMVKFAPKAHLTATTNSWGDFYTRTAQAVMAGTWKSAEVRGGLKEGMVKMSPLNAAIPADAAKLFEGKKAALIGGEIKPFQGPLKDQSGAVKVAKGSEMSLADLKGMNWYVQGVEGTIPK
- a CDS encoding nucleoside deaminase, translated to MTAPTSQDHDFLTRVFALAQRSRDEGHHPFAAIVVGADGAVIAEAMNDSSTDRTAHAEMNALRQASRRYAPAELAGATLYSNAEPCAMCAGGTYWSGVGRVVYGLSETSLLALTGSDPENPTLSLPCRDVFARGQRTTAVIGPLREDEARAAHAGFWHKD
- a CDS encoding nucleotide disphospho-sugar-binding domain-containing protein yields the protein MASTSSSATCSPSTKAAGRFSTGSSDIEPVHYVVVTIGSAGDLFPFLALARALRARGHRVSFLAPEQHGPWMRPTGLPFTGLPADEAVLHDPDLWHPTRGFGVVWRATRPAMACIVPFVEALPAHERCVLLVHPLALPEADLCRAVHPGVKIAAAYLAPANLMTVHDPLMIGPWRVPAWVPLAARRAFWRWVGKRFIDPVALADVNAARTAHGLAPVETLMDWIATVPDLSLTLFPAWFAPTQPDWPRPLVRGDFPLFDPNADPNADAPLAPELIAFLQAGTPPLVFTHGTGNTQAAAYFRHARAAVERLGRRAIFLTPHRDQVPADLPPAMLWQAYVPLRALLPRAAALIHHGGIGTTAEALRAGTPQLVVPLAHDQFDNGARVTALGVGASLPAARLNERRLVRALGALLAAPGLDERTRAVAGRFVEGAGVASMCAALEGLART